The sequence GTTCACAGAGTCGGCCCGCTGGCTTGCAACAGCCGGCAAACTGAACCAGGCATTAAAGGAGTTGCAGAAAGTGGCACGAATAAATGGGCGAAAGGAAGAAGGGGACAAACTCAGCGTAGAGGTGAGGAATTGAATGGGCTAAAAGGGAAGGCTGTAATACATGGAGTTTATGTGCGTGCCTCTCACCCTGTGATTGCCAGAGAGAGGactgacacacacaaacacaccataGAGCGAATTCACACACCCTTCTCCAGAGAGGGAACACAcgcgcgtgcgcacacacacacacacacacacacacacacgcaaagatggaaagagctgggcaaataatggattttttcggttactggcaattccaaaaaattgtttcaggtcaaactgaaaacaatttttttcaacgtTTTTGGCAAATCAAAAGGGAAAATATTCAGTTCGGGCCAAATTTTCACTCATCGTGAAATGACACTTTTttattttgagcatttttaacatttacaaaaaatatttatataaaattaaaggaaatttcaaaacaaaaatttgcttcaaataaaaaaaatcaaaacatttcatttaaaaaatgtcaaaataaaacatttcaatttggaggggttttttttaattttccaaaacaatttggtaaaattgacacaaatttgtaatttgttttgatatcatcaaatctgcatttttcactgaaaaaagtttcaaccaaaacattttgtccaGTTCTAGACAGGGACACATGAACGCTTGGTGCCAAGAGGGTAATAAATATACAGTCTCCAAGCCCAGAAATCAGGTCCCAGAGTCCAGCTATAGCTGTTGTAAAACAATAGCAATAAAGAATCCAAATAAAACATATCCAGGCCTTAACAACTCCAGTAAAAGAGACAGCCAGGCATGCTGACAGGGTGATCCCCTTAGAAATCTACCACATGGATTGCTGTCTGGAAATGTAGGTTGCTAAGGGGGATGTTGGAATGGGAATTCTAGCATCTGAACCTCTAAAGGTGCTGAGAAACCTCATAGGATGCGCTCTTCCGATCCGTGGGAGGCATTCAGTGCCTCGCACAATGCCCTAAACAAGGAGCCCTGTGCTATGAGTTGAAATAGGCCCACTGGAGTTTGCACTTCCTGCTCTATGCCTCTTCCCTCAGCTACCTGCATCTCCCAGTGGTAGCCAGGGGTACTGCAGCCTGAAGACTGGCTCCACCAGTGATGGCAGCTCCAGACCCCGGGTGTTTACATGGATAGCAAGAATACCCCAAGTTATAACCGTAAGGATTTAAATAACCAAGGGTTTGGGGAAGCTATAAACTCTCCTGTGTCTCTTCCGCACAGGACTTGAGAGCCAGCCTGCAAAAAGAAATGTCCTCAGCCAAATCCACCCACACAGCTGCCGATCTGGTGCGCACACCGTCTGTACGCAGGATATCCTGGTGCCTGTGCTTCGTATGGTAGGTGGGTTCATTCAGATgcagagggaggaaaggagggtgGAAGGGCAGAAGATAAACCAGGGGCTTTTGTTATGATGGTACGACCAGCTGAGATCCAAATGctgttgtgcttggtgctgtacagtaGGACGAGACAGGGCCAGGCCCTACCttcaagagtttacaatctaaatagactagAGGTAGGATTattacagaaggggaactgaagcacagagacactaagtgacttgccGAAAGTCATACAAGGAAGTCTGTCACAGAGGGGAATTGAACcgaggtctcccaagtcccaggctacaGAGCGTTTTACAGCACTCCCAGTGGCAACAGCAGTACTGCACCCTGCAGACTATTTCCATTGTACCATGCATTTTTGTGCCGCCAATGACAGGTTCTCCACCAGCTTTGCCTATTATGGGCTGGCCATGGATCTGCAGAATTTTGGGGTCAGTATTTACCTCATCCAAGTGGTATACGGAGCAGTCGACATCCCTGCAAAGCTGATTGGTTTCTTCATGATCAGTTTCATTGGCCGGAGAGTCACCCAGGCTTCTGCTCTCATCCTAGCAGGGCTTGCGATCCTGGCCAACATATTTGTGCCACAAGGTGAGGCCCTGGTGCACTATCGATCTGCATGCTCTGGTTTTAATCAGCATATATTAGCATGTATATACATTTAGCATATATATAATTTAATTAGCATATATATGCAAGATACAGCAAGAGTGATGTTACAAGAATGATCTATAAAAGCGATGTCTGTATATTAAAGGTGGTTGAAAATGTTTTCATCCAAACtgtttttcaactgaaaattgGGGGGTTGGCTAAATTAAGTTTTATGTGAAAAGCATCAGCTTCACAccgaaattttcagtttttcaataaaaaaaatgaacatgcatggcacctcccccaccctgcaaatTTTAATTCTGAAATGCTGGGGTCCctagccagactacatctcccataatgccaTGGAGCTGCCATGACTCACCACTTCCcctctctttgcttccctgcactggtcccttcttctctatcgTATCAAatataagctacttgtcttcactctCAAGACCCTTCATGAcctatccccccacctgccctacAGCTCTCATTCAGTATTAAAAGATTGACTCCAATCAGTCCATGATATCAGCTTCTAACACCCACTTGTTACAtgttcaaacaagcacctttgtgctttcccccatgctgcccctcatgttTGGGAAAAGTTCCCCGTAAGCATCAGCAAAATTAACAGaatcctccttcaaaaccctccttaaaactccctctgccctgaagcctacaaaaaacttgacaatggttaggctgctggtgtgctgaaactacagcctatcatgctgaccaatagtgtctcattgtttccttgtgctacCCCATAgtgaaccaagggtcacccaataaaatcaataggcagcagatttaaaacaaacacaaggcaggacttcttcacacaacacacagtcaacctgtggaactcattaccaggggatgttgtgaaggccaaaactataacggaGTTCAAAatagaattaggtaagttcatggaggacaggtccatcaatggctattagccaagatggtcagggacacaatcccatgTTCTGCGTGTCCtaagcctctaactgccagaagttgggagtggatgacaggggatggatcactcgataattgccctggtctgttcattccctctgaaacatcaggcattggccacggtcagcagacaggatactgggctagatggaccattggtctgacccagtatggccgttctaatgtatttatctgtctgtatccatgtcatcacttgtcttatacttagcttgccagctctttgggacagggactgtctctttcctGACCCATGACTGCGGCTCCcaggcactatgataatacaaataataaataatatgggGAGGCCATGGTGCATCTTGGAGATATAATCTGACCATGACAAAACAGGACAACAATTAATTTTCAGTAAGAAAGACATTTTTCTTGGAAATTACTTTTTGACCCAAAAAAATTCAACCTGTTGTAATTACTGACTCTTTTTACAGAGTCTGGGGGGGAAACTCGAGGACAGAGAGATTAAGGACTGCGTTTGCAGGCCTCCACTGTGCAAAGAGCTGAGCCCCAGCAGCACCTGCTGATGtcatcctttccctccccctagATCTGCAGACCCTGCGCACTCTTCTGGCTGTGTTTGGAAAAGGTTGCCTGGCTGCCTCATTCAACTGTGCCTTCCTCTATACGGGAGAGCTCTACCCCACGGTGATTAGGTACGTAGACGCAAACGCCCCTTAAGGAGTCCtacctgggctgctgggctgtgttgctgttttcaccCTGCATGATTAACCTCAAGGAGATGGCAATGACAGAATGACAGCAAGAGCTCTGGTCAGCTGAGCCACTGGGTTTCCTACAGCTGTTAGGAGATGCAAATCCAAACGAATCTGCTGGATAATGAATCAGGATACCTTGTTCTACTGCTTTCTGACAGGACACTGCAGGCAGGCAGGTTAGAGATTACATTAGATATGCAAGTTGTGAATAAACAACATGGAGATTGTAGCTCAGAAAAGGCAAACCCAGCTGAAGGCCGGTTCCCAGACCCTGATTGTTCTCTCTCCACGGCAGACAGACCGGAATGGGGTTTGCGAACACCCTGGCTCGGGTGGGCGGCATAGTGGCCCCGCTTGTGCAAATGACCAGTGAGTACTTGCCGTCCCTGCCGCTGATCATCTATGGAACTGCCCCTATTGTATCCGGCATCGCCACCTGCTTCCTCCCTGAGACCCGTAACATGCCATTGCCGGACACCATAGAAGACGTCGAGAGGCAGTGAGTAATTTCTGCAACCATTCCGCACAGCTAGTGGAGAGGAAGTACGGCCACTGGCTAGCACAAtgggctggggctcagagagctgggttctatttctagctcCATCAGCCTGAGCTTAGGCAAGCCCCTTCCCCTCTCTACGCCTGTTTCCCCTCACACCCTTGGTCTagttagattttaagctcttcagggtCTGTCTCTTAGTATgagtctgtgcagcacccggcacaacagAGCCCTGACCTCACCAGGGTCTGTGCAGCatccggcacaatggggccctgatctcagtgagTATGTGTGTAATCAGGTGGTGTCAGTGGGCGGGGTTCCGTTTTCAATGGGATCCTTCAAAAAATGTAAACACCAGCTTGAGCCCCAACCCAGAAACCTGGAAAACTGTATACACCACCCTTGataggtaaaaagaacaggagtacttgtggcaccttacacactaacaaatttatttgagcataagctttcgtgggctacagcccacttcatcggatgcatgcagtggaaaatacagtaggaagatatatatatacacacacacagagaacatgaaacaatgggtgttaccatacacactctaacgagagtgatcagttaaggtgagctattaccagcaggagaaaaaaaaactttttgtagtggtaatcaaaatcaaatgtgccagcaatgtccctctgccatgtacattggccaaaccagacagtctctaaaagaataaatagacacaaatcagacgtcaagaattataacattcaaaaaccagtcagagaacacttcaatctccttggtcactcgattacagacctaaaagtcgcaatattacaacaaaaaaacttcaaaaacagactccaacgagagactgctgaattggaattaatttgcaaaatggacaccattaaattacgcttgaataaagactgggagtggatgggtcattacacaaagtaaaactatttccccatgcttattttcccccctactgttcctcacaccttcttgtcaactgctgcaAATGgaccattttgattaccactacaaaaagtttttttctctcctgctggtaatagctcaccttaactgatcactctcattagagtgtgtatggtaacacccattgtttcatgttctctgtgtgtgtatatatatatcttcctactgtatttttcactgcatgcatccgatgaagtgggctgtagcccacgaaagcttatgctcaaataaatttgttagtctctaaggtgccacaagttctcctgttctttttgcgaatacagactaacacggctgctactctgaaacttgatagGTAAGACTTCCCCACTTGCAAACACTGAGTGTAGGGGTTAACAAAAAAAGCTTtatgagggtgggggaaggggacaacAGAACTAACTTGAGAAAGCCAGAAATTAATAAATCCACACCGTTAGGTAAGACTCTCCCCCCCACGCACACCCCGGGTATTTTGGCAGTAatcccagcctcaggcctccttTCACAGCTGTGAGTGGCTCAGACATTCCAGCCACTTCCCTTCTCAGCCGTCATCAATCACGGTTTGCTGCCCAGGGCTGGTGGAGTCCACGaattctggctgtgctgcctgggctgctcGCCCCCGGACCCAGCTCacgtgatttcagctctgcttGCTAGGCAGAGAGGTCTGCACCAGAGTCCCTGAGATACACACTGCTGCTCTGTACagcttcagcccaagccctgtcagcatcaacccactgcctcagctcagctcagctctggcCTCTGTGCCTGAAAGGCGCCTCATCTctgctccccagcactgctctatacACCGTCTCAACACCAGTTTAGCTCAGCCCACAGCTAGCAGGACCCCTTCTTTTCGCATGAGGCTCCCTTACCCAACGGTGCCCGCCTGTTGTGTCGGTCAGGGTGACCCCCTCACCCAGCATGTTGGTGCTGTTCACTTGTCCGTTCATTTCCCAGCAGGGTCAAACAGCATTTTATTGCCGCCAAACTCAAAACTTAACTATATTTTAACCCAAATGCCCCAAATTAGCACAGAACTGAAATGCGAATGAGGCCTGGCCGATTCGATCATTTCTCTTTCCTCATCAACAGATGCTGGCAGAGACCTCCCATCCCATGGTGCCCCTGTCCATCTGGAGCTCTTAAGCAGCTCTGGACTACTCTTCTTCCTGTTCACAAACAGGTGTTAACAGTGAGCTCCCTCCTCCCTAGGGCTTCAGGCCACAAGGATTACATGCATAACACCCGGCACAGGGGGCCACAATCTCAGTCGGGGActgtgcagcacctgacacaatggggctctgatctcactcggggtctgtgcagcacctgacacaatggggctctgatctcacttggggtctgtgcagcacctgacacaatggggctctgatctcaatCAGGATCTgtggagccctgatcttagttggtGTCTTCAGGCACTACCATAATGCAAAGTATGGGCCATAGAGAGGGAAAGTGAcgtgcccaaagtcacccagtgagttagtggcagggctgggattgCCATCTGTTCTTACTCCCTCATCCTGTTCtttagatcagtgcttctcaatgTTTTCTATATCAGGACTCTGCAGCTGGCATCTAGCCTGGACTGGAGCTGGTTGTGAATTTTCCAAAGAAACCTTTTTTttggttggaaaatgccaatttgtcaaaaacaaa is a genomic window of Chrysemys picta bellii isolate R12L10 chromosome 7, ASM1138683v2, whole genome shotgun sequence containing:
- the LOC101930964 gene encoding solute carrier family 22 member 6-B-like isoform X2, encoding MDTEPCMDGWIYDKSVFTSTIITEWDLVCGSRTLKQMAQSIYMAGVLVGAIVFGSLSDKFGRKSLLIWSCLQMAITGSCAAFSSNFTMYCVFRFLTGMALSGINLNCVSLSVEWTPTKLRAAVGMVTGYSYSIGQFILAGLAYVIPDWRWLQLAVSVPYFFFFFYGWWFTESARWLATAGKLNQALKELQKVARINGRKEEGDKLSVEDLRASLQKEMSSAKSTHTAADLVRTPSVRRISWCLCFVWFSTSFAYYGLAMDLQNFGVSIYLIQVVYGAVDIPAKLIGFFMISFIGRRVTQASALILAGLAILANIFVPQDLQTLRTLLAVFGKGCLAASFNCAFLYTGELYPTVIRQTGMGFANTLARVGGIVAPLVQMTSEYLPSLPLIIYGTAPIVSGIATCFLPETRNMPLPDTIEDVERQRRSRVITDVGRKDKFPLKASRLEPLKEII